A window of Dehalogenimonas sp. WBC-2 genomic DNA:
TAAACCTGCCTAAATACATAATGGCGATAGACTAGCACATACTTTTAAAAGGTGTCAAATCAGACTATGACTTTAGAACTAGTCCTGATAAAGCTATTCCATAGTGCTATTTTAATGGAGCATCTCGTAACGCCACAACAACCTTACGCTCTTCACCAATGCCGACACTCTGAGTGGTGACAGCCGGATCATTCGCCAAAACCAAGTGAACAATTCGCCGCTCAAAGGCTGGCATAGGTTCCAAAGAAAACGGCATCCGCTTGATGCGAACCTGCTCTGCAGTACGCCGAGCTAATACTTCTAAGGCTTTAAACCGCCTTTGCCGGTAACCATTAACATCAACAACAATAGGTAAATATTCCCCAATCCGCTGAGCGACTAAAATGCGCACCAAATATTGAAAATTGGACAATGTTTGCCCATGTCGGCCAATCAATAATCCTAAGTCATCACCCAGCACATCAAAGACCATGCCTGACTCATTCCCAGACTCTTCGGTCACCATGGCATCGGGTAAGTATTCCACACCGGCGTCCAGATCCATGTGGTCTAACAGATTTTGGACTACCTCTGTGATAACGGCAACAGCATCATTAGCGCGGGTAACCGGCTTGGATACAGAACTATCTTTAAATCGCACAATAATACAAGCCTCTTCAGCCCCCAAACCAAACAGACCGTGATTACCTTCGCTTATGACGTCTATCTCCACCTCTTCCCTGCTTGCTTTTAGTTTGTCCAGAGCGCGGCTTGTCGCTTCTTCCACTGTCCGCCCGAATATCTCCAGGTCTTTCATCAATTAACTCCTCAGTCTGGTCCACCACCACTTGAACAGGCGGCTTGACAGTTGCTTTTTGAACTCTGGTAACGCGTGCTTTTGCATCTTTATCACGATCAAAACGAGCTATCAATCCTTGAAACCAAGGCTTAAGTTCACCGGGGCCGGTGGCAAAAAACTGAATAACTACTCTTAACATACTGGATGTCAACCAATATAAAGCCAAACCGGCTGGAAAGGTAATAGAGATAAAGACAAACATTGCCGGCATCATGAACAACATCATCTTACCTTGTGCCGCCACTTTGGGGTCAGTGGAAGCCGGTGTTGTCATTTTTTGTTGGAGAAGCATGACAGCACCAACCAGGATGGCAAGTGCGTAATCCGGAACAGACAGATCTATCCATAAAAAATGACTGTTCAGAGGCAATGACTGGTACAGTACCGGCCAGTTATATAAACGTTCAGAAAGGTTGAGAAAATCTTCCGGAGTTACCGCCAGCACCCGTATTATTGATTGATACAGGGCAATCCAGACCGGCATCTGAATAAGCATCGGCACCAAACACCCAGTGGCGCTGGTGCCGGATTCTTTCATCAATGCCATTTGTTCCTGGGCCAACCGCTGACGGTCCTTGGCATATTTTTTCTGCAGCGCCTGAATTTTGGGCTGTAATTCCTGCATGGCTTTTGCAGCCCGCATCTGTTTTAAGGTCAACGGGTACAATACGGCAAAGATAATCGCCGTCAGCACAATCACGGTTAAACCAAAATTATGAAATAAGATACTGGATAGCCATACCATTCCGTTTATTAACGGGTTGAGGATGATCAGATCCCAAATAGCGCCTATACTCACTAAAATACCTCTTTTTTACTGCGCCTTATAAAGCCACAATTGAGCACCACTGGTGGTATCCAAAGCATAGATGGCCTCATTCGTCTGAGAATGCACATAAATTATGTTGCCGCTAGCTGCCAAAGGTGCACGCACAGTGACTTCCAAATCCGCTAGTTTTCTCACCAAACCTGAGATCGGATCAATAATACTTATTAGTCCACCCTGTGTGGCTACAACGATCTCACCGTTAACAACCACCGGAGATGATGAAACGGATGCTGCCATATCATATTGTTTTAACTTTGTACCGTCATTAACATTGATAGCATACACGCTTCCGTCAGTATTGGGGGCATAAATTGTATCACCGAAAACTACTGGCGTTGCCCAAAACCAACTTGCCGCAGTAAATTGCCATTCTTTATTCCCTGTTTGTGTATCCAGAGCATATAAACTCCGGTCAAGAGAGGCAATAATAACTGTATTGTCAGCAATAATCGCCGAAGCGGTAAACACGCCTTCGGCTTCAAAATCCCAGAGTTCGCTGCCACTATCAGCAGACAAAGCATAAAAATGATTATCAAAGGATCCAATGTAGAGTACACCATCGTCTACTACCGGTGAAGCCCAAATCTTATCTTCGGTGGTAAATTCCCAGACTTTGGCACCGGAGTCGGCATCCAGCGCATACACTTTGCCATCTGTACTGCCATAATACAGCCGTCCACTGTCATAAACCAATCCGGTAACAACTGAATGTGGCAGTTTAGTGTCAGTTGGGTATTTCCATTTCAGATTGCCAGCGCTATTGACGGCAAATATAAAACCACTATAAGTAGCTATATATACTGTATCACCAACCACAAGCGGCGACCCATACACCCCTTTGGCATTCTCCATATCATATTGCCACCGCGGATTACCGGTTGCTATATCAAGGGAAATCAGACGTCCTGTGAGAGTAGCGTAGTACAAGTCATCACCAGATACGGTCGCACCGCTCCAGCCCAAAGGCTTACTACCGCCACCCAGACAACCACTGGTTACAACAATCAATAAACACAGCGAACCAACTAATGCCGCTGTTTTCTTAAGAACACTCAAGGGATTCTCCTTTTATAGCCGTTCCGGCACAGGATCATAACCACCTTTATTTAGAGGGTGGCAACGTGCTAAACGTTTAATACCGAGCCAAACGCCCCTCAGTACCCCAAACCGGCTAATTGCTTCATAGGTATAATGCGAACAGGTTGGTTGAAATCGGCAGGAAGGCGGCAATACCCTAGAGATGGTGTGCTGATATAACCTAATTAACCAGAGCGCTGTCTTTTTCATTTTCTGTACTTAATATTCCAATGCGTCCAATTTGTTTCAGGACACTTGCTCTCAGTTCCATGAATTGAGCATCACCAGCCGCATGCCGGGCTATCACCACTACATCCCAGCCGTTTCGCAGACTCACTTGTTGAAAGATCGCTCTGAGCCGCCGCCTGACCAGGTTGCGGTCAACCGCTCCCCCCACCTTTTTGCTTGTCACAATCCCAACCCTGCTCTTGATGCCACATCCGGCAGCCACCTTCAGCACCAGATATTTATCCGAAACACTTTTCCCCAAACCCATTACCCTTTGGTAATCCTCACACCTGCGTAAGCATCCCTCTCTTTTTCCCGTATATACCTCCAAACAGTAAGTCCGGTTAAACGACAGTCAGACGCTTTCTTCCCTTAGCGCGACGTGCTTTTAGCACATCACGTCCGCCCCGCGTGGCCATGCGAGCCAAAAA
This region includes:
- a CDS encoding cell surface protein, with the protein product MSVLKKTAALVGSLCLLIVVTSGCLGGGSKPLGWSGATVSGDDLYYATLTGRLISLDIATGNPRWQYDMENAKGVYGSPLVVGDTVYIATYSGFIFAVNSAGNLKWKYPTDTKLPHSVVTGLVYDSGRLYYGSTDGKVYALDADSGAKVWEFTTEDKIWASPVVDDGVLYIGSFDNHFYALSADSGSELWDFEAEGVFTASAIIADNTVIIASLDRSLYALDTQTGNKEWQFTAASWFWATPVVFGDTIYAPNTDGSVYAINVNDGTKLKQYDMAASVSSSPVVVNGEIVVATQGGLISIIDPISGLVRKLADLEVTVRAPLAASGNIIYVHSQTNEAIYALDTTSGAQLWLYKAQ
- the jag gene encoding RNA-binding protein Jag, encoding MEIDVISEGNHGLFGLGAEEACIIVRFKDSSVSKPVTRANDAVAVITEVVQNLLDHMDLDAGVEYLPDAMVTEESGNESGMVFDVLGDDLGLLIGRHGQTLSNFQYLVRILVAQRIGEYLPIVVDVNGYRQRRFKALEVLARRTAEQVRIKRMPFSLEPMPAFERRIVHLVLANDPAVTTQSVGIGEERKVVVALRDAPLK
- the yidC gene encoding membrane protein translocase component YidC (inner membrane protein translocase component YidC, long form), which gives rise to MSIGAIWDLIILNPLINGMVWLSSILFHNFGLTVIVLTAIIFAVLYPLTLKQMRAAKAMQELQPKIQALQKKYAKDRQRLAQEQMALMKESGTSATGCLVPMLIQMPVWIALYQSIIRVLAVTPEDFLNLSERLYNWPVLYQSLPLNSHFLWIDLSVPDYALAILVGAVMLLQQKMTTPASTDPKVAAQGKMMLFMMPAMFVFISITFPAGLALYWLTSSMLRVVIQFFATGPGELKPWFQGLIARFDRDKDAKARVTRVQKATVKPPVQVVVDQTEELIDERPGDIRADSGRSDKPRSGQTKSKQGRGGDRRHKRR
- a CDS encoding ribonuclease P protein component, which codes for MGLGKSVSDKYLVLKVAAGCGIKSRVGIVTSKKVGGAVDRNLVRRRLRAIFQQVSLRNGWDVVVIARHAAGDAQFMELRASVLKQIGRIGILSTENEKDSALVN